A stretch of the Halomonas sp. BDJS001 genome encodes the following:
- a CDS encoding MFS transporter, producing MSRQLLAMALAPLLGLFILGIGNGFLATLITVRLDAAGESATVIGIVSSAYFIGLALGAMVNDRLLLRIGHIRAYGSFASLVAVTVLLQGLFFDPWAWFVLRLIGGWATVGVYLVIESWLLTSGDQKVRGRLLALYMISLYAAGVLGQLLLGVTNAMGVTAPFMVIGLLASLSVLPMAMIPRVSPIMEHAEPLPPHRLITLTPTGVMGSLGSGMVVAAAYTLLPLYLQRIGMSVSQVGQMMAVVIMGAMLLQYPIGRWSDRHDRQMVLIGISGFCVLISAAMLWLPLSTPLLALLLFLLGGGVFALYPVAVSHAADRAPAGALVRMSQGLLLINSIGATISPLMISPVMTAMGDAGLFWAFGSLSLFFLMFFSWRRSVRPAPVPVAPFTPTTPMTAAGAELVVTEELIQGALEHEHLEDLSDAVWDVDAAEPVVGPPAEDESHITYYDDVEQVNKRN from the coding sequence ATGTCGCGGCAACTGCTAGCCATGGCGCTGGCGCCCCTGTTAGGGCTCTTCATTCTCGGGATTGGCAACGGTTTTCTCGCCACCTTAATTACCGTGCGCCTGGATGCTGCCGGTGAGTCCGCCACGGTCATCGGTATTGTGTCGTCCGCTTATTTTATCGGCTTAGCTCTAGGCGCAATGGTGAACGATCGCCTGTTGCTGCGCATTGGCCATATTCGCGCCTACGGCAGTTTTGCCTCATTAGTCGCCGTCACGGTGTTGCTTCAGGGTTTGTTCTTTGACCCCTGGGCCTGGTTTGTACTCCGCCTGATCGGCGGCTGGGCCACGGTTGGGGTTTATCTGGTTATCGAGAGCTGGCTGTTAACGTCAGGCGACCAGAAGGTTCGCGGCCGCCTGCTGGCGCTATATATGATTTCGCTATATGCCGCCGGTGTGTTGGGTCAACTGCTGCTGGGTGTGACCAACGCTATGGGGGTAACCGCGCCCTTTATGGTGATTGGGCTACTGGCCTCGCTCTCAGTGCTGCCCATGGCAATGATTCCCCGGGTATCACCGATTATGGAGCACGCCGAGCCGCTTCCCCCGCACCGTTTGATCACGCTGACGCCTACCGGCGTGATGGGCAGCTTAGGCTCCGGGATGGTGGTAGCCGCGGCGTATACTCTGTTGCCGCTTTATCTGCAGCGCATTGGTATGAGTGTCAGCCAGGTGGGGCAGATGATGGCGGTAGTGATTATGGGGGCAATGCTGCTGCAGTACCCGATTGGGCGCTGGTCTGATCGCCATGACCGACAGATGGTACTGATCGGCATTAGCGGTTTTTGTGTACTCATCTCGGCGGCGATGCTCTGGCTACCGCTCTCTACGCCGCTGCTGGCACTGCTGCTGTTCTTGCTTGGCGGTGGGGTATTTGCCCTCTACCCGGTGGCGGTGAGTCACGCCGCTGACCGCGCCCCAGCAGGGGCACTGGTGCGCATGAGCCAGGGTCTGCTGCTGATCAACTCGATTGGCGCCACCATCAGCCCCCTTATGATCTCCCCGGTGATGACCGCCATGGGTGATGCGGGTCTGTTCTGGGCTTTCGGCTCCCTCAGCCTCTTTTTCTTAATGTTTTTCTCCTGGCGGCGTAGCGTGCGCCCAGCGCCGGTGCCCGTGGCGCCCTTTACACCCACTACACCCATGACCGCTGCCGGTGCTGAGCTGGTGGTCACCGAAGAGTTGATTCAGGGGGCGCTGGAGCACGAGCACTTGGAGGATTTATCCGATGCCGTATGGGATGTGGATGCGGCCGAGCCGGTGGTAGGGCCGCCCGCGGAAGATGAAAGCCATATCACTTACTATGATGATGTGGAACAAGTAAATAAGCGAAATTAA
- a CDS encoding mannose-1-phosphate guanylyltransferase/mannose-6-phosphate isomerase, producing MIQPVILSGGSGTRLWPLSREQMPKQFLRLTSSQSLLQQTLRRLTGLTDTVPMLMGHHSHRFLMAEQLREIDQAATLVLEPEGRNTAPAIACAALLARRTGDDPLLLVLPADHVIGDIQAFQHSVSLAVPLAEMGYLVTFGVVPTQPETGYGYIACGGPLEGGHHLAAFIEKPDAKRAAELVDSGDYLWNSGMFLLRASNYLDQLKRLQPNMLKACEEAVSSAHRDLDFLRLGEAAFRRCPADSIDYAVMERCEHAAVVSLDAAWSDIGSFDSLWSALETDATGNGAKGDTWLTDTQDSLIIAEHRLVATLGVKDIIVVETSDSVLVAHRDNAQQVKQLVAELTQMERSEPHSAPLVHRPWGSFHAMDNGERYQVKHITVKPGGRLSLQRHHHRAEHWVVVSGTAQVTIGDRSFLVTENQSTYIPIGALHRLENTGKIPLELIEVQSGSYLGEDDIERLDDVYDRDNDE from the coding sequence ATGATTCAGCCAGTGATTTTAAGCGGGGGCAGCGGCACGCGGCTCTGGCCGCTTTCCCGAGAGCAGATGCCGAAACAGTTTTTGCGCTTAACCTCCTCCCAGAGCCTGCTCCAGCAAACTCTACGTCGCCTAACCGGGTTAACCGATACCGTACCGATGCTCATGGGTCATCACAGCCACCGTTTTTTAATGGCTGAACAGCTGCGCGAAATTGATCAAGCAGCCACTCTGGTACTTGAGCCTGAAGGCCGCAATACTGCTCCGGCGATTGCCTGTGCTGCGCTGTTGGCGCGCCGGACTGGCGATGACCCACTACTGCTAGTGCTCCCGGCAGATCATGTGATTGGTGATATTCAGGCGTTTCAGCATAGCGTTTCACTGGCCGTGCCGTTAGCCGAAATGGGTTACCTAGTAACCTTTGGTGTTGTGCCGACCCAGCCTGAAACGGGTTACGGCTATATTGCTTGCGGCGGGCCTCTAGAAGGTGGCCATCATCTTGCGGCTTTTATTGAAAAGCCTGATGCCAAACGGGCGGCTGAGTTAGTCGATAGCGGCGATTATTTATGGAACAGCGGCATGTTTCTCCTTCGTGCTTCAAACTACTTAGACCAGCTAAAACGTCTCCAGCCGAATATGCTGAAAGCCTGTGAAGAGGCGGTCAGCAGCGCGCATCGTGACTTGGATTTTCTACGCTTGGGCGAAGCGGCGTTTCGCCGCTGCCCTGCAGACTCCATCGACTACGCGGTGATGGAGCGCTGTGAGCACGCCGCGGTAGTGTCATTAGATGCCGCGTGGAGTGATATCGGCAGTTTTGACTCACTGTGGTCTGCCTTGGAGACGGATGCAACAGGAAATGGTGCCAAAGGCGATACCTGGCTAACCGATACGCAGGATTCGCTGATAATCGCCGAACACCGTTTGGTAGCCACCTTGGGCGTTAAAGACATCATCGTGGTGGAGACATCGGACAGCGTGCTGGTGGCTCATCGGGATAACGCGCAGCAGGTTAAGCAACTGGTTGCTGAGCTAACTCAAATGGAGCGCAGCGAGCCGCACTCAGCGCCACTTGTGCACCGCCCCTGGGGCAGCTTCCACGCCATGGATAACGGAGAGCGCTATCAGGTCAAGCACATTACCGTTAAGCCCGGCGGGCGACTATCGCTGCAGCGCCATCACCATCGCGCTGAACACTGGGTAGTGGTGAGCGGCACGGCCCAAGTCACTATCGGTGACCGTAGCTTTTTAGTGACTGAGAACCAGTCAACCTATATTCCTATTGGGGCACTACACCGGCTGGAAAACACCGGTAAAATACCTCTTGAACTGATCGAAGTGCAGTCTGGCAGTTATTTGGGCGAAGACGATATCGAGCGTTTAGATGATGTTTACGACCGTGATAACGATGAGTGA
- a CDS encoding DUF4870 family protein, whose product MLEKETDSPLEGNVISEEQQQPDTTMAMVIYALYLASFILGFTSIIGVVIAYVYKGKGPVWLDEHYRYQIRTFWIGLVYGLVCLLLTPVLLGFLLMLPLAVWLIIRCVKGFKGLQEKRAPSNVDTWLI is encoded by the coding sequence ATGCTTGAAAAGGAAACTGATTCCCCACTTGAAGGCAATGTCATCAGCGAAGAGCAGCAGCAGCCCGATACGACCATGGCCATGGTTATTTATGCGCTCTATCTGGCCAGTTTTATCCTTGGCTTTACATCGATTATTGGTGTGGTTATCGCCTACGTCTATAAAGGCAAAGGCCCTGTGTGGCTGGACGAGCATTACCGCTATCAGATTCGTACGTTTTGGATAGGTTTGGTATACGGGCTCGTTTGCTTGCTCTTAACCCCGGTTCTGCTCGGTTTCCTGCTAATGCTACCGTTAGCCGTTTGGTTGATCATTCGCTGCGTTAAAGGCTTCAAAGGGCTGCAAGAGAAGCGCGCACCCTCCAATGTAGATACTTGGTTGATTTAA
- a CDS encoding VOC family protein, with protein sequence MLSGLDHLVVTVTDISRAVDFYSRVLGLDVRYRDAQRVDLMLGDTALRLHQTDTDIAPISATPTPGSLDLCLRCQLPLNEFKQHLDALAIDVELGPVARQGATGPIESIYLRDPDGNLLEICRPSSR encoded by the coding sequence ATGCTATCAGGTCTGGATCATCTTGTTGTTACCGTGACCGACATTAGTCGTGCAGTGGATTTTTACTCGCGGGTTTTGGGCTTAGACGTACGCTATCGCGATGCTCAGCGGGTCGATTTGATGCTCGGGGATACGGCACTACGCCTGCATCAAACAGATACTGACATTGCCCCCATTTCAGCAACGCCTACGCCTGGCAGCCTGGATTTGTGCCTGCGTTGCCAACTGCCGCTGAACGAGTTCAAGCAGCATTTAGACGCGCTGGCGATTGACGTAGAGCTAGGCCCCGTCGCTCGCCAAGGCGCCACTGGCCCGATTGAATCCATCTACCTGCGTGACCCGGACGGCAATCTGCTAGAGATTTGCCGCCCCTCTTCGCGTTAA
- a CDS encoding 3-hydroxybutyryl-CoA dehydrogenase has translation MSDQKIGVVGAGTMGQGIAQVIIASGFDVCLYDVAEEQLSRAEESINKGLGKLVAKEKLSEADKHAAMARLSTTTTLGDLSKYTVIIEAAPEQPELKKKLFRDLSQLSSTAILASNTSSLSLTRLAAVCEHPERVVGMHFFNPVPVLKLVEVIRAEQTSDATVAEIEALAKALGKTAVPVGDAPGFAVNRLLVPMINEAAFIVQEGTATPEAIDNAMKLGAAHPMGPLALADLIGLDVCLAIMEVLQEGFGEPKYRPCPLLKRMVAAGYLGRKTGRGFYNYD, from the coding sequence ATGAGCGATCAAAAAATTGGCGTTGTAGGGGCAGGCACCATGGGGCAAGGGATTGCCCAGGTCATCATCGCCAGTGGCTTTGATGTCTGCCTTTACGATGTTGCTGAGGAGCAGTTAAGCCGTGCCGAGGAAAGTATCAACAAAGGCTTGGGCAAGCTGGTCGCGAAAGAGAAGCTCAGTGAGGCGGATAAGCACGCTGCCATGGCACGTCTTTCCACCACCACCACGCTGGGTGACCTGAGTAAGTACACGGTCATTATCGAAGCTGCCCCCGAACAGCCCGAACTCAAAAAGAAGCTGTTTCGTGATCTAAGCCAGTTGAGCAGCACCGCTATTCTGGCTTCCAACACCTCGTCGCTGTCGCTTACCCGCCTAGCGGCGGTGTGCGAACACCCCGAGCGAGTGGTGGGTATGCACTTCTTTAATCCGGTGCCGGTGCTCAAACTGGTGGAAGTCATCCGCGCCGAACAGACCTCGGACGCCACTGTTGCCGAGATTGAAGCCCTTGCGAAGGCGCTGGGTAAAACCGCCGTGCCGGTAGGCGACGCCCCGGGTTTTGCAGTGAATCGTTTGCTGGTACCGATGATCAACGAGGCGGCTTTTATCGTTCAAGAGGGCACCGCGACACCCGAGGCGATTGATAACGCCATGAAACTCGGCGCGGCTCACCCCATGGGGCCGTTGGCGCTGGCGGATTTGATCGGCCTGGACGTCTGTCTGGCGATTATGGAAGTGCTCCAAGAGGGCTTTGGTGAGCCCAAATATCGCCCCTGCCCCTTGCTTAAGCGTATGGTCGCCGCGGGCTATCTTGGCCGCAAAACCGGTCGCGGTTTCTACAATTACGACTAG
- a CDS encoding enoyl-CoA hydratase/isomerase family protein produces MSEAVIEKVDNDGVVRLTINRPKALNALNSEVLAALEAQLVELESHPTLRGVVITGAGEKSFVAGADITEMRDKTPEEARAFASQALRTIKRLETLPVPVVALVNGFCLGGGCELALACDWAVASDNAVFGQPEVLLGVIPGFGGTQRLPRRVGPAMAIDLVTTGRKIDAQEALRIGLVNRVMPQAELENYVEELTKQLKGNGPQSVRGAKQAVHDGMDQDLDSALALETSLFAFCFAGDEQKEGMAAFVEKRKANF; encoded by the coding sequence ATGAGCGAAGCAGTGATCGAGAAGGTTGATAACGATGGGGTGGTACGCTTGACCATCAATCGTCCTAAAGCGCTGAATGCCCTGAACAGCGAAGTGCTCGCCGCGCTGGAAGCGCAGCTGGTAGAGCTTGAGTCCCACCCCACGCTACGCGGCGTAGTGATTACCGGCGCGGGCGAGAAATCCTTCGTGGCGGGTGCCGATATCACCGAAATGCGTGACAAAACACCTGAAGAGGCGCGAGCCTTCGCCAGCCAGGCGCTACGCACCATTAAACGCCTAGAGACACTGCCCGTGCCGGTGGTCGCGCTGGTGAACGGGTTTTGCCTTGGCGGCGGCTGCGAACTGGCGTTGGCCTGCGACTGGGCGGTAGCCAGTGACAACGCCGTATTTGGGCAACCGGAAGTCTTGCTGGGCGTTATCCCTGGCTTTGGCGGCACCCAGCGCCTGCCGCGCCGCGTGGGCCCTGCTATGGCGATTGATCTGGTCACCACCGGGCGCAAAATCGACGCCCAAGAGGCGCTACGTATCGGCTTGGTGAACCGGGTGATGCCGCAAGCAGAGTTAGAAAACTACGTTGAAGAGTTAACCAAGCAGCTCAAAGGCAACGGTCCGCAGTCGGTGCGTGGCGCTAAGCAGGCGGTTCACGATGGTATGGATCAAGACCTGGACAGTGCACTGGCGCTGGAAACCAGCCTGTTCGCTTTCTGCTTTGCCGGTGACGAGCAGAAAGAGGGCATGGCGGCCTTTGTCGAGAAGCGTAAAGCCAACTTCTAA
- a CDS encoding acyl-CoA synthetase codes for MTAIFEQGLPQTVANHVPLSPLTFIERSASIYPDYPAIVHGSTRRTWGETWSRCRQLASALEKRGIQPGQTVAAMLPNIPAMFEAHFGVPLAGCVLNTLNIRLDAEAISYMLEHGEAKAILVDPEFADVIQQAVAKLKHKPLIIDVADSEFLGETQGIGEIEYEALLNEGNADFAYQLPADEWDAISLNYTSGTTGKPKGVVYHHRGAYLNAVSNIMEWAMPHHPIYLWTLPMFHCNGWCFPWTIAANAGVNVCLRRVDPKKIMQLIADEKVTHFSGAPIILNGLVNLPAEEKREFDHPVKVTTAGAAPPASVISGVEKLGIEVTHVYGLTEVYGPVTVCAWREAWDELPLEARAKIKARQGVRYHMLEALCVADPLTMEPVPKDGQTMGEILMRGNNVMKGYLKNPEATEQALEGGWYHTGDLAVWHPDGYIEIKDRSKDIIISGGENISTIEVEDAIYGHPAVEEAAVVAKPDEKWGETPCAFVKLKVGYGEVTEADIIAHCRAHLAGYKVPKTVIFSELPKTSTGKIQKFVLREEAKQH; via the coding sequence ATGACCGCTATCTTTGAGCAGGGCTTGCCCCAAACCGTTGCCAACCACGTGCCGCTTTCCCCGCTGACTTTTATCGAGCGCTCGGCGTCGATCTACCCTGACTACCCTGCGATTGTCCATGGCAGCACGCGGCGTACCTGGGGAGAGACCTGGTCACGCTGCCGTCAGCTTGCCTCGGCGCTCGAAAAGCGCGGTATTCAGCCGGGCCAAACCGTGGCGGCGATGCTGCCCAACATTCCCGCCATGTTTGAGGCGCATTTCGGCGTACCGCTCGCAGGCTGTGTATTGAATACCTTGAATATTCGCCTGGATGCCGAAGCGATCAGCTATATGCTGGAGCATGGCGAGGCCAAAGCGATTTTGGTCGACCCTGAATTTGCCGACGTTATTCAGCAAGCAGTGGCCAAGCTTAAACACAAGCCGCTGATTATTGATGTGGCTGATAGTGAGTTTCTTGGCGAGACTCAGGGCATTGGTGAAATTGAGTACGAGGCGCTGCTTAACGAGGGCAATGCTGACTTCGCCTATCAACTGCCTGCCGATGAGTGGGATGCGATCTCGCTGAACTACACCTCCGGCACCACCGGCAAGCCCAAAGGTGTGGTTTACCACCACCGCGGCGCTTATCTCAACGCGGTGAGCAATATTATGGAGTGGGCGATGCCTCACCATCCCATCTATCTCTGGACACTGCCGATGTTCCACTGCAACGGCTGGTGCTTCCCCTGGACGATTGCCGCCAACGCCGGAGTGAATGTCTGCCTTCGCCGCGTTGATCCCAAAAAGATCATGCAGTTGATCGCCGATGAAAAGGTCACCCACTTCAGCGGGGCGCCGATTATTCTTAATGGCCTGGTGAATCTGCCCGCTGAAGAGAAACGTGAGTTCGATCACCCGGTAAAAGTGACAACCGCCGGTGCTGCGCCGCCAGCCTCAGTGATTTCTGGGGTCGAAAAGCTAGGCATTGAGGTCACCCACGTATACGGCCTGACCGAAGTATACGGCCCGGTAACCGTATGCGCCTGGCGTGAAGCGTGGGATGAGTTGCCGCTGGAAGCACGTGCCAAAATCAAAGCCCGTCAGGGGGTGCGCTACCACATGCTTGAAGCGCTGTGCGTGGCAGATCCTCTCACTATGGAGCCAGTGCCCAAGGATGGACAAACCATGGGTGAAATACTCATGCGCGGCAATAACGTTATGAAGGGCTATTTAAAGAACCCCGAAGCCACCGAGCAGGCGCTGGAGGGCGGCTGGTACCACACCGGCGACTTGGCGGTTTGGCATCCGGATGGCTATATCGAGATTAAAGATCGCTCCAAAGACATCATCATCTCCGGAGGTGAAAATATCTCCACCATAGAAGTGGAAGACGCTATTTACGGTCATCCTGCCGTTGAAGAGGCGGCGGTCGTGGCCAAGCCCGACGAAAAGTGGGGGGAGACACCCTGTGCCTTTGTGAAGCTCAAAGTGGGGTACGGTGAAGTCACCGAGGCCGATATTATCGCCCACTGCCGCGCACATCTGGCGGGCTACAAAGTGCCCAAGACGGTCATTTTCAGCGAGCTACCGAAAACCTCAACGGGCAAGATCCAAAAATTCGTACTGCGTGAAGAAGCTAAGCAGCATTGA
- a CDS encoding LysE family translocator encodes MQWAAFILAALGFAYLPGPAMLYTAAQTLGRGRRAGWLAVMGVHMGCYVHVIAAALGLALLFAAIPPAYIAMKIIGGLYLLWMGLRLWQQGILAHGDEVPLATTKRVLRDSFLVEVLNPKTALFFVAFLPQFVQPESAMPVAWQLLWLGIATNLLFSSADVVVVLLASPLRAWLQKSQGSSRLIQRIGGSVLMGLGGNTLAQAAR; translated from the coding sequence ATGCAATGGGCCGCCTTTATCCTCGCCGCGCTGGGTTTTGCCTATCTTCCTGGGCCTGCGATGCTGTATACCGCAGCGCAAACCCTGGGGCGCGGCCGACGGGCAGGATGGTTAGCGGTGATGGGTGTACATATGGGCTGCTATGTTCATGTGATAGCCGCCGCGCTGGGCTTGGCGCTGCTGTTTGCAGCGATTCCGCCTGCCTATATCGCCATGAAAATCATCGGTGGGCTCTATCTACTCTGGATGGGGCTGCGGCTATGGCAGCAGGGCATCCTCGCCCATGGCGATGAGGTACCGCTGGCCACCACTAAACGCGTGCTACGCGATAGCTTTCTGGTGGAAGTACTCAACCCTAAAACCGCGCTCTTCTTCGTCGCTTTTCTACCCCAATTTGTGCAGCCCGAGAGCGCGATGCCGGTAGCCTGGCAACTGCTTTGGCTGGGTATTGCTACCAATCTACTGTTCTCCTCTGCGGATGTCGTGGTGGTGCTACTTGCAAGCCCGCTTCGGGCGTGGCTACAAAAGTCCCAAGGCTCATCTCGCCTCATTCAGCGCATAGGCGGTAGTGTATTGATGGGATTAGGCGGTAACACGCTGGCTCAAGCGGCGCGTTAA
- a CDS encoding DUF4870 family protein: MTQHPVKRDDIRVPQIIYALYLAGIVTANITLLIGVIIAYVYRKEAAPWLQQHYRYLIRTFWIGTLYACIAFLLSIVIVGTLLWPLLAVWLGVRCVLGWVDVRKGLTPARPNSWLW; this comes from the coding sequence ATGACACAACACCCTGTAAAGCGCGATGACATACGCGTGCCACAGATTATTTACGCACTCTACCTAGCAGGTATCGTCACAGCCAATATCACCCTTCTGATTGGCGTCATCATCGCCTATGTCTATCGCAAAGAAGCGGCGCCCTGGCTGCAGCAGCACTATCGTTACCTGATTCGCACCTTCTGGATCGGCACCCTGTATGCCTGCATCGCCTTCCTGCTCAGCATTGTGATAGTCGGCACCCTGCTCTGGCCGCTGTTAGCGGTATGGCTGGGCGTACGTTGCGTACTTGGCTGGGTCGATGTTCGCAAAGGGTTAACACCGGCACGCCCTAATAGCTGGCTTTGGTAA
- a CDS encoding class I SAM-dependent methyltransferase: MMRRCPLCAESTIALYHRDRRRDYYQCATCKLVFVPPEQHLSAAEEKAEYDKHQNSPHDTGYRRFLGRLFTPLLAKLSPQARGLDFGSGPGPTLSVMFAEQGHLMTIYDLFYAPDASVLTQIYDFITATEVVEHLAQPGKVLTQLVAQLAPGGYLGLMTKRVTSPEAFARWHYISDPTHISFFSEESFRWWAQKNSLVVEFPGPDTVILHKTLS, encoded by the coding sequence ATGATGCGCCGATGTCCGCTCTGCGCTGAATCCACGATTGCGCTCTACCACCGGGATCGGCGTCGTGACTACTACCAGTGTGCCACGTGCAAGCTGGTATTTGTCCCCCCTGAGCAGCATTTGAGTGCTGCTGAAGAAAAGGCTGAATACGATAAGCATCAAAACTCGCCGCATGATACGGGATATCGACGCTTTTTAGGGCGTTTATTTACCCCGCTATTAGCCAAGCTCTCACCCCAAGCTCGCGGTCTTGATTTTGGTTCAGGGCCGGGGCCGACGCTGTCGGTTATGTTTGCCGAGCAGGGGCATCTGATGACTATTTACGACCTTTTTTACGCCCCCGATGCCTCCGTTTTGACACAAATATATGATTTTATCACCGCCACAGAGGTTGTTGAGCACTTGGCGCAGCCCGGCAAGGTGCTTACGCAGTTGGTGGCTCAGCTGGCGCCAGGTGGTTATCTGGGCTTAATGACCAAACGCGTTACTTCGCCGGAAGCGTTTGCCCGCTGGCACTATATTAGCGATCCTACCCATATCAGCTTTTTTAGTGAGGAGTCCTTTCGTTGGTGGGCACAAAAGAATAGTTTAGTAGTGGAATTTCCTGGGCCAGACACGGTTATTCTACACAAAACGCTATCGTGA
- a CDS encoding acyl-CoA dehydrogenase → MNVYAAPVRDMRFVLEELLAHRSLSLPGFEEATPDLVEAVLEEAAKLAGDVWGPLNKVGDQQGAKRHTDGSVTTPEGFAAAYQAYVEGGWNGIGVSEALGGQNLPEVVASAVQEMLHGANMALGLCPMLTAGAIEALAHHGNDALKATYLPKLVEGTWTGTMNLTESQAGSDLSQVRTRAVPENDYYRISGQKIYITWGEHDAAENIIHLVLARKPDAPEGNKGISLFLVPKFLVNEDGSLGERNDVTCASIEHKLGIHGSPTCTLSFGEKDGAIGYLVGEEGRGLNHMFTMMNEARHKVGIQGIGVAERACQHAFAYALERRQGRSPKTRGGAECSISDHLDVRRMLLSMRSRTDALRALALYCAAELDTARHAENDDARQTAQARADILIPVIKSFSTDQAVDIASMGIQVHGGMGYVEETGAAQLLRDARIAPIYEGTNGIQALDLAGRKLQRDNGEALTVLLHDVAATVEQLNADPALKALGSGLAAGLEDLKVAQALVLEQGRDPEIGPDAVQAYATPFLNLTGHVLCAWQMGQAALSAQAALNNGSDDPFYTAKMRSAEFAITQWLPVGRAQRAVIEAGMQCLSDFEVH, encoded by the coding sequence ATGAATGTTTACGCTGCACCGGTACGCGATATGCGCTTTGTGCTCGAAGAGCTACTAGCGCACCGCTCGCTCAGCCTGCCGGGCTTTGAAGAGGCCACGCCCGACTTGGTCGAGGCGGTACTCGAAGAGGCCGCAAAGCTGGCCGGTGACGTCTGGGGGCCGCTTAATAAAGTTGGCGATCAACAAGGCGCCAAGCGCCACACCGACGGCAGCGTGACCACGCCGGAGGGCTTCGCGGCAGCTTACCAGGCGTATGTAGAAGGTGGCTGGAACGGTATTGGCGTGTCAGAGGCTCTAGGTGGCCAGAACCTACCGGAAGTGGTTGCCAGCGCGGTGCAGGAAATGCTTCATGGTGCCAATATGGCGCTGGGGCTCTGCCCCATGCTGACTGCCGGCGCCATTGAAGCATTGGCCCACCACGGCAACGATGCACTCAAAGCGACTTACTTGCCCAAGCTGGTGGAAGGCACCTGGACGGGCACCATGAACCTGACCGAATCTCAAGCGGGGTCGGATCTCTCCCAAGTGCGCACCCGCGCCGTGCCTGAAAATGATTACTACCGCATCAGCGGCCAGAAGATCTATATCACCTGGGGCGAACACGACGCCGCCGAAAACATTATTCATCTTGTGCTAGCCCGCAAGCCCGATGCGCCGGAAGGCAACAAAGGTATTTCCCTGTTTCTGGTGCCCAAGTTCCTGGTCAATGAAGACGGCTCCCTGGGTGAGCGCAACGATGTCACCTGTGCCTCTATTGAGCATAAGCTGGGCATTCACGGCTCACCGACGTGCACCCTGAGCTTTGGCGAAAAGGACGGCGCCATTGGCTACTTGGTCGGCGAAGAGGGGCGTGGCCTGAACCATATGTTCACCATGATGAACGAGGCGCGTCACAAAGTCGGCATCCAGGGCATTGGTGTGGCTGAGCGCGCCTGCCAGCACGCTTTTGCCTATGCGTTGGAGCGTCGCCAAGGGCGCTCTCCCAAAACCCGTGGCGGCGCCGAGTGCAGTATCAGTGATCACTTGGACGTGCGCCGTATGCTGCTCTCCATGCGCTCGCGCACCGATGCACTGCGTGCGTTGGCGCTCTACTGCGCTGCTGAGTTGGACACTGCCCGCCACGCGGAAAATGATGATGCCCGCCAAACTGCCCAGGCCCGTGCGGATATTTTGATTCCAGTGATTAAAAGCTTCTCTACCGATCAGGCAGTGGATATCGCCTCCATGGGCATTCAGGTGCATGGCGGCATGGGCTATGTGGAGGAGACCGGCGCTGCCCAACTGCTGCGCGATGCACGCATTGCGCCGATTTACGAAGGCACTAACGGTATTCAGGCGCTCGATCTGGCGGGTCGTAAACTCCAGCGAGACAACGGCGAAGCGCTCACCGTGCTGCTGCATGACGTTGCTGCTACCGTGGAGCAGCTCAACGCCGACCCTGCCCTGAAAGCGTTGGGCAGTGGTTTGGCCGCAGGGCTTGAAGATCTAAAAGTTGCCCAAGCGCTGGTGCTTGAGCAAGGTCGCGACCCTGAAATCGGCCCAGACGCAGTGCAGGCTTACGCTACGCCGTTCCTTAACTTGACGGGCCATGTGCTGTGCGCCTGGCAGATGGGCCAGGCGGCGCTTAGCGCCCAGGCAGCCCTTAACAACGGCAGCGATGATCCCTTCTATACTGCCAAAATGCGCAGCGCCGAATTTGCAATTACTCAATGGCTGCCGGTAGGCCGCGCCCAGCGTGCGGTGATAGAGGCGGGCATGCAGTGTTTAAGCGATTTTGAGGTTCATTAA